In the Geobacter sp. FeAm09 genome, one interval contains:
- a CDS encoding ABC transporter permease, producing MIEGILVEGLIYGIMVLGVFITFRVLDFPDLTVDGSFPLGAALMVQCILLDVNLWLALLIAFAGGVLAGMVTALIHNHLRVPNLLAGILTMTMLYSVNIRILGNRANVPVLQHETILTNVSERFTDVIPDEYILLLFFIVVAIVIKVLIDLFFRTDLGMTLGAMGNNEQMVISQGVNPKTLKTIGVGLSNGLVAVSGAFAAQYLGFADVGLGQGIIVSGLASVMIGEFLIMKSNRIGVLTLCAILGSILFHAVLYLGRYYGYVIHMTPNDLNLIKGILIIILLVLTQAKKLKKVAIKAVVEK from the coding sequence ATGATCGAAGGCATTCTGGTAGAAGGACTGATTTACGGGATCATGGTCCTGGGGGTGTTCATCACCTTCCGGGTCCTGGATTTCCCCGATTTGACGGTGGACGGCTCGTTCCCCCTGGGGGCCGCCCTCATGGTGCAGTGCATCCTGCTGGATGTGAACCTCTGGCTGGCGCTCCTGATCGCATTCGCCGGCGGGGTGCTGGCGGGCATGGTCACGGCGCTGATCCACAACCACCTGCGGGTGCCCAACCTCCTGGCCGGCATCCTGACCATGACCATGCTCTACTCCGTCAATATCCGCATCCTGGGCAACCGGGCCAATGTGCCGGTCCTGCAGCATGAAACCATCCTGACGAACGTTTCCGAGCGTTTCACGGACGTGATCCCGGACGAGTACATCCTGCTCCTGTTCTTCATCGTGGTGGCCATCGTGATCAAGGTCCTGATCGACCTGTTCTTCCGCACCGACCTGGGCATGACTCTGGGGGCCATGGGCAACAACGAGCAGATGGTCATCTCCCAGGGGGTCAACCCCAAGACCCTAAAGACCATCGGCGTGGGGTTGTCCAACGGCCTGGTGGCCGTGTCCGGCGCCTTTGCGGCCCAGTATCTGGGGTTTGCCGATGTGGGGCTGGGGCAGGGGATCATCGTCTCGGGCCTGGCTTCGGTCATGATCGGCGAGTTTCTGATCATGAAGAGCAACCGCATCGGCGTCCTGACCCTCTGCGCCATCCTCGGTTCGATACTTTTCCATGCGGTGCTGTACCTGGGCAGGTATTACGGCTATGTCATCCACATGACGCCCAACGACCTGAACCTGATCAAGGGCATCCTGATCATCATACTGCTGGTCCTGACCCAGGCCAAAAAACTGAAAAAGGTTGCCATCAAGGCGGTGGTGGAGAAATGA
- a CDS encoding ABC transporter substrate-binding protein, which produces MNKKLGSLLVFLAVFLMAATSLFAAAPPKKVLIGISKIVAHPALDAVEKGIKDELAAAKIAADYDLQNANGDIGTASSISNKFKSEKVTLAVGIATPTAQSLVNTLKGTPVVFSAVTDPVKAGLVASLHKGGKTVTGVSDMTPVKQQIQLLLKIKKVKRLGHIYTSSEENAVVLAGVVKQACKDLGIEYVETTVSKSSEVKEATQSIVRRVDALYVSTDNTVVSAMSAVADVAMKNRVPIMSADPSSAENHAILAAWGFDYYKMGRATGKMIVEILKGKKPEQMPTRFMTKTSDIDLLVNLDTARKLGLTIPKDIVKSANKVVENGKLTKK; this is translated from the coding sequence ATGAACAAGAAACTCGGTTCGTTGCTGGTGTTCCTCGCGGTCTTTCTTATGGCGGCCACGTCGCTTTTTGCCGCTGCCCCGCCGAAAAAGGTGCTCATCGGCATATCCAAGATCGTGGCCCATCCCGCCCTCGATGCCGTTGAAAAAGGCATCAAGGATGAGCTTGCCGCTGCGAAGATCGCGGCGGACTACGACCTGCAGAACGCCAACGGCGATATCGGCACCGCCTCGTCCATTTCCAACAAGTTCAAGTCGGAAAAGGTGACCCTGGCGGTGGGGATCGCCACGCCGACCGCCCAGTCGCTGGTGAACACCCTGAAGGGGACGCCGGTCGTCTTCTCGGCGGTGACCGATCCGGTGAAGGCCGGTCTGGTGGCCTCCCTGCACAAGGGGGGCAAGACGGTCACCGGCGTTTCGGATATGACCCCGGTGAAGCAGCAGATCCAACTGCTGCTCAAGATCAAGAAGGTCAAACGCCTCGGCCATATCTACACCAGTTCCGAGGAGAACGCCGTGGTGCTGGCCGGTGTCGTGAAGCAGGCCTGCAAGGATCTGGGGATCGAGTACGTGGAGACCACGGTGTCCAAGTCGTCCGAGGTGAAGGAGGCCACCCAGTCCATCGTCCGCCGGGTGGATGCACTGTACGTCAGCACCGACAACACGGTGGTGTCGGCCATGAGCGCCGTCGCCGACGTGGCCATGAAGAACCGGGTGCCGATCATGTCGGCCGACCCGAGTTCGGCCGAGAATCACGCCATCCTGGCCGCCTGGGGATTCGACTATTACAAGATGGGGCGTGCCACCGGCAAGATGATCGTCGAGATCCTCAAGGGCAAAAAGCCGGAGCAGATGCCGACCCGCTTCATGACCAAGACCTCGGACATCGACCTGCTGGTCAATCTGGATACGGCCAGGAAACTCGGCCTGACCATCCCGAAGGATATCGTCAAGAGCGCCAACAAGGTCGTGGAAAACGGCAAGTTGACCAAAAAGTAG
- a CDS encoding YchJ family protein → MNTCPCGSGAAYADCCEPVINGTRPAETAEQLMRARYSAYAGVQMDFIFESTHPDHRQGYDHAGTKEWAQNSEWLGLDIIATDKGGQEDSIGQVEFVARFKDKGGAHEHHECGQFKRKSGTWYFTEGAMVKPKPLTVVKIGRNDPCTCGSGLKYKKCCGK, encoded by the coding sequence ATGAACACCTGTCCCTGCGGAAGCGGCGCCGCCTATGCCGACTGTTGCGAACCGGTCATCAACGGGACGCGCCCTGCCGAAACGGCGGAACAACTCATGAGGGCCCGCTATTCGGCCTATGCCGGCGTGCAGATGGACTTCATCTTCGAAAGCACCCATCCCGACCATCGCCAGGGCTACGACCATGCCGGGACCAAGGAATGGGCGCAGAATTCCGAATGGCTGGGCCTCGACATCATCGCCACCGACAAGGGGGGGCAGGAAGACAGCATCGGCCAAGTGGAATTCGTCGCCCGGTTCAAGGACAAGGGGGGCGCCCACGAACATCACGAGTGCGGCCAGTTCAAACGCAAAAGCGGTACGTGGTACTTCACCGAGGGGGCCATGGTGAAGCCCAAGCCGCTCACCGTCGTCAAGATCGGCCGCAACGATCCCTGCACCTGCGGCAGCGGCCTCAAGTACAAGAAGTGCTGCGGGAAGTGA
- a CDS encoding PaaI family thioesterase has product MTKTTAKKVCTTLCPPADLNGEAGWTPFDAPSLVGESLRFVSGEPDGNRFRARYYRDGEQQLQARIWFGPETEGPPGHAHGGAMAAVLDEVLGLAAWAAGYSIVVGNLNVSFRNLLPLQQVVTIESRVVSAEGRKVLVHGRICSGETVYAEGECLCITLKK; this is encoded by the coding sequence GTGACAAAGACTACTGCCAAAAAAGTTTGTACGACGCTCTGCCCGCCGGCCGACCTGAACGGTGAGGCCGGCTGGACCCCCTTCGACGCCCCGTCGCTGGTGGGGGAGTCCCTGCGCTTCGTCTCCGGCGAGCCGGACGGCAACCGTTTCCGGGCGCGCTATTACCGTGACGGGGAACAGCAGTTGCAAGCCCGCATCTGGTTCGGCCCCGAGACCGAAGGCCCCCCGGGCCATGCCCATGGCGGCGCCATGGCCGCGGTGCTCGACGAGGTATTGGGATTGGCCGCCTGGGCGGCCGGGTATTCGATCGTGGTCGGCAACCTGAACGTCAGTTTCCGCAATCTGCTGCCGCTGCAACAGGTCGTGACGATCGAAAGCAGGGTCGTCTCCGCCGAGGGGCGCAAGGTGCTGGTGCATGGCCGTATCTGCAGCGGGGAAACGGTCTACGCCGAAGGGGAGTGCCTCTGCATCACCCTGAAAAAATGA
- a CDS encoding rhodanese-like domain-containing protein, with the protein MLQGFEVSAETVKAHMHDAVLPVFVNVRHHQDWDSGLFKARGALRIPDDEVERHLDEIPHDRTVVVYSSCPGDEASVRAAQVLRQHGWDDVHPLAGGFNAYLQAGLPVEGLGGNVPATKIMLL; encoded by the coding sequence ATGTTGCAAGGATTCGAAGTGAGCGCGGAAACGGTCAAGGCCCATATGCATGACGCAGTTCTGCCGGTCTTCGTCAATGTGCGCCATCATCAGGATTGGGACAGCGGCCTCTTCAAAGCCAGGGGGGCGTTACGCATACCTGATGACGAGGTGGAACGGCATCTCGACGAGATCCCCCATGACCGTACGGTTGTGGTGTACTCGAGCTGCCCGGGGGATGAGGCGAGTGTGCGGGCGGCTCAGGTCCTCAGGCAGCATGGCTGGGACGATGTCCACCCGCTGGCGGGCGGCTTCAATGCCTATCTCCAGGCCGGGCTTCCGGTCGAGGGTCTCGGCGGGAACGTCCCGGCAACGAAGATCATGCTGCTCTAA
- a CDS encoding bifunctional alpha/beta hydrolase/OsmC family protein produces the protein MNTKRITFANSRGERLAARLELPEDEQPLAYALFAHCFTCSKDLTAAVHIARALSSRRIAVLRFDFTGLGESEGEFAATTFSSEVSDLVAAARFLEQEYEAPRLLIGHSLGGAAVLAAAAEIPTTAAVVAIAAPFRPVQVWDLLGEAAERIEETGQGTVTIAGRTFTIRKSLLDDLDAHHPEDTLRRLRAALLVMHAPGDQVVGIDNATDIYRAAPHPKSFVSLDSADHLLSDSRDSRYAGGIIAAWAGRYLGVPETPVPSQAPPEAADSRVTARTGAAGFRTELFADGFSLVADEPVADGGGNEGPSPYDYLLVALGACTGMTLRMYARSKGWPLEEVVVRLSHRKVHADDCRDCDEKERRLDTFEREVELRGELDEAQRQRLLEIAGRCPVHRTLTAGVRVVTTLRPV, from the coding sequence ATGAACACCAAGAGGATAACCTTTGCCAACAGCCGGGGGGAACGGCTCGCCGCCCGGCTGGAACTCCCCGAGGACGAGCAGCCCCTGGCCTACGCCCTGTTTGCCCACTGCTTCACCTGCTCCAAGGATCTCACGGCGGCGGTGCACATCGCCCGCGCCCTGAGCAGCCGGCGCATCGCCGTGCTGCGCTTCGACTTCACCGGCCTGGGCGAGAGCGAGGGGGAGTTTGCCGCCACCACCTTTTCCTCCGAGGTGAGCGACCTGGTGGCGGCGGCCCGTTTCCTGGAACAGGAGTATGAGGCCCCGCGGCTGCTCATCGGCCATTCCCTGGGGGGGGCGGCCGTGCTGGCGGCGGCGGCCGAGATCCCCACGACCGCCGCCGTGGTGGCCATCGCCGCCCCGTTCCGGCCGGTCCAGGTGTGGGATCTGCTGGGAGAGGCGGCGGAGCGGATCGAGGAAACCGGGCAGGGCACCGTCACCATCGCCGGCCGCACGTTCACCATCCGCAAGAGCCTGCTGGACGACCTGGATGCCCATCACCCGGAGGATACGCTGCGCCGGCTCAGGGCGGCGCTGCTGGTGATGCACGCCCCCGGGGACCAGGTGGTGGGGATCGACAACGCCACCGACATCTACCGGGCCGCCCCCCACCCCAAGAGCTTCGTCTCCCTCGACTCGGCCGACCATCTGCTGTCCGACAGCCGGGATTCCCGCTACGCCGGCGGGATCATCGCCGCCTGGGCTGGCCGTTACCTGGGGGTGCCCGAGACGCCGGTCCCCTCCCAGGCCCCGCCGGAGGCAGCCGACAGCCGGGTGACGGCCCGCACCGGGGCGGCGGGGTTTCGCACCGAGCTGTTTGCCGACGGTTTTTCCCTGGTGGCCGACGAACCGGTGGCGGACGGCGGCGGCAACGAGGGGCCTTCCCCCTACGATTACCTGCTGGTCGCCCTGGGCGCCTGTACGGGGATGACGCTCCGGATGTATGCGCGCAGCAAGGGGTGGCCGCTGGAAGAGGTGGTGGTGCGGCTGTCGCACCGCAAGGTCCACGCCGATGATTGCCGTGACTGCGACGAGAAGGAACGCCGGTTGGATACCTTCGAACGGGAAGTGGAACTGCGGGGGGAATTGGACGAGGCGCAGCGGCAGCGTCTGCTGGAGATCGCCGGGCGCTGCCCGGTGCACCGCACCTTGACGGCAGGGGTGCGGGTCGTGACCACCCTGCGGCCGGTCTGA
- a CDS encoding ADP-ribosylglycohydrolase family protein produces the protein MSAATIQDRGAGAVMGAFIGDALGLGPHWYYDLAELRRDYGEWISGYTDPRPGRYHDGCTAGQLSQAGFILRLLVASLVERGGYDEADFCRRMDGELLPLLDGTPISGPGGYTSQSIRELWRRRVEQGRPWGETGGHADTTEAIERTLALGVRYAQDPARLAGAIAGNAVLTQSDDTVVSMTVAYGAVLGQLVQGHPLDARLSGRLMKLVHSGALPFHAVTGDNLQPPRPGDPDPPRAGRFASPDALLTPSYMASAAADPDIRIEPAWKVSIVYGMPCAIYHQLPAAYYLAARFPDDFEAALLHAVNGGGQNQARAILTGALVGAQVGLSRIPQRFLDGLEDSAALCRLAADLAAGIGTP, from the coding sequence ATGTCCGCCGCCACCATACAGGACCGTGGGGCCGGGGCCGTCATGGGCGCTTTCATCGGCGACGCCCTGGGGCTCGGGCCGCACTGGTATTACGACCTTGCCGAACTGCGCCGCGACTACGGCGAATGGATCAGCGGCTACACCGATCCCCGGCCCGGCCGCTACCACGACGGCTGCACGGCCGGCCAGCTCTCCCAGGCCGGCTTCATCCTCAGGCTGCTGGTCGCGTCGCTGGTGGAGCGGGGCGGGTACGACGAGGCTGATTTCTGCCGCCGCATGGACGGAGAACTGCTGCCGCTCCTGGACGGCACCCCCATCAGCGGGCCGGGGGGGTACACCAGCCAGTCGATCCGCGAGTTGTGGCGGCGGCGCGTGGAGCAGGGGCGTCCCTGGGGCGAGACCGGCGGCCATGCCGACACGACGGAGGCCATCGAACGCACCCTGGCCCTGGGGGTGCGCTACGCCCAGGACCCCGCCCGGCTGGCCGGCGCCATTGCCGGCAATGCCGTCCTCACCCAGTCGGACGATACGGTGGTGTCCATGACCGTGGCCTACGGTGCGGTGCTGGGGCAACTGGTGCAGGGGCACCCCCTGGATGCCCGGCTGTCGGGCCGGCTGATGAAGCTGGTGCATAGCGGGGCGCTCCCCTTCCACGCCGTCACCGGCGACAACCTGCAGCCGCCACGGCCCGGCGACCCCGATCCGCCCCGGGCCGGGAGGTTCGCCTCCCCCGACGCCCTGCTGACCCCGTCGTACATGGCCAGCGCGGCCGCCGACCCGGATATCCGCATCGAACCGGCCTGGAAGGTGTCCATCGTCTACGGCATGCCTTGCGCGATCTACCACCAACTGCCGGCGGCCTACTACCTGGCGGCCCGTTTCCCCGACGATTTCGAAGCGGCCCTGCTGCATGCCGTCAACGGCGGCGGGCAGAACCAGGCGCGGGCCATCCTGACCGGGGCCCTGGTGGGTGCCCAGGTCGGCCTCTCCCGGATCCCGCAGCGCTTTCTGGACGGCCTGGAGGATTCCGCCGCCCTGTGCCGGCTGGCCGCCGACCTGGCCGCGGGTATCGGCACACCATAA